The Dehalococcoidia bacterium region CCCGCTTGACGAGGTCGGCGGCGAGCAGGCGGTCGACCACCGCCGACGCGGTCGCCTGGTCGGCGCGCAGGGCCTCCGCGAGTGCTCCCAAAGTGACGCCCGGGGCTTCGACCAGGGCGAGTATGGCCGCGGCCTGGCGGGTCGTCAGGTCGAGCTCGGCGAGTTGGGCCTGGTAGTAGCGCGTGGAAGCCCGCGCGGCGCGCCACAGGAGGGCGGCCAGGCGCTCGTCCTGATTTACATTGTCCGCCATTATTTAGCCCTCTGAATTATAGGGGACAAATGATTCGAGCACAAAAGGATTGTGCGCTAAGGGATTCGCTGTGTCAAGCGAACCGGGCAGGCTTTCCCTCCCCCCACCGGCCAACGCATCCTCAGACGGACGGCGAGGGGTAATGCGCCAGGAGATTGTATCCACTCCAGGGGCCGATGTCGGTTGATACGTTGTCGAGGAGGAAGGGCGGAGGGGCATGGATGCCTTGGTGGAGGTTGGGCAGTTGGTTACTGAGGGCCTCGAAGGGCGTGATGTAACCGAGGGATGAGTGTTCGCGGACGTTGTTGTAGTAGTAGACGTAGCCCATGGCCTCGTCGAGGAGCTGCTGCTCGCTGGTGATGTTGAAGGCGCGGGGGATGTA contains the following coding sequences:
- a CDS encoding MarR family transcriptional regulator yields the protein MADNVNQDERLAALLWRAARASTRYYQAQLAELDLTTRQAAAILALVEAPGVTLGALAEALRADQATASAVVDRLLAADLVKRETDPVDRRRARLYPTDRALQIAERLDGARRRTEVMLEEILGPATARKLRKVLHRLSEELERERVAVAAGQGGAA